The Pogona vitticeps strain Pit_001003342236 chromosome W, PviZW2.1, whole genome shotgun sequence DNA window acccacactggggagaaaccacataaatgcatggaatgtggaaagagctttagtcagagtggtcatcttagggtacatcaaaggacccacactggggagaaaacacataaatgcatggaatgtggaaagagctttagtcagaatggtgaacttagattacatcaaaggacccacactggggagaaaccacataaatgcatggaatgtggaaagagctttagtcggaatggtcatcttagggtacatcaaaggacccacactggggagaaaccacataaatgcatggaatgtggaaagagctttggtgagAATAGtaagcttagggtacatcaaagaacccacactggggagaaaccacataaatgcatggaatgtggaaagagctttagtcagagtggtcatcttagggtacatcaaaggacccacactggggagaaaacacataaatgcatggaatgtggaaagagctttagtcagagtgatgcccttaagttacatcaaaggacccacactggggagaaaccacataaatgcatggaatgtggaaagagctttagtcggaatggtgaccttagattacatcaaaggacccacactggggagaaaccacataaatgcatggaatgtggaaagagctttagtctcatttatgcccttaggttacatcaaaggacccacactggggagaaaccacataaatgcatggaatgtggaaagagctttagtcagattggtcagcttaggttacatcaaaggacccacactggggagaaaccacataaatgcatggaatgtggaaagagctttagtcggaatggtgaccttagattacatcaaaggacccacactggggagaaaccacataaatgcatggaatgtggaaagagctttagtctcatttatgcccttaggttacatcaaaggacccacactggggagaaaccacataaatgcatggaatgtggaaagagctttagtcagagtggtcatcttagggtacatcaaaggacccacactggggagaaaccacataagtgcatggaatgtggaaagagctttagtcagagtggtcatcttagggtacatcaaaccacccacactggggagaaaccacataaatgcatggaatgtggaaagagctttagtcggattGGTGAccttaggagacatcaaaggacccacactggggagaaaacacataaatgcatggaatgtggaaagagctttagtcagagtgatgcccttaagttacatcaaaggacccacactggggagaaaccacataaatgcatggaatgtggaaagagctttgatgagaatggtcagcttagggtacatcaaaggacccacactggggagaaaccacataaatgcatggaatgtggaaagagctttactcgcagtggtcagcttagggtacatcaaaggacccacactggggagaaaccacataaatgcatggaatgtggaaagagctttagtctcatttatgcccttagattacatcaaaggacccacactggggagaaaccacataaatgcatggaatgtggaaagagctttagtcagagtcgtcagcttaggttacatcaatggacccacactggggagaaaccacataaatgcatggaatgtggtaagagctttagtcagagtggtcatcttagggtacatcaatggacccacactggggagaaaccacataaatgcatggaatgtggaaagagctttagtcagagtcgtcagcttaggttacatcaatggacccacactggggagaaaccacataaatgcatggaatgtggaaagagctttagtctcatttatgcccttagattacatcaaaggacccacactggggagaaaccacataaatgcatggaatgtggaaagagctttagtcagagtcgtcagcttaggttacatcaatggacccacactggggagaaaccacataaatgcatggaatgtggaaagagctttactcgcagtggtcagcttagggtacatcaaaccacccacactggggagaaaccacataaatgcatggaatgtggaaagagctttagtctcatttatgcccttagattacatcaaaggacccacactggggagaaaccacataaatgcatggaatgtggaaagagctttagtcagaatcgtcatcttaggttacatcaaaggacccacactaggaaccttcaggatctgtccttccagtgagcattcagggttgatttccttcggaatggataggtttgttctccgtgcagtctacaagactctcaagagccttctccagcaccacagttcaaaagcaacaattctttgcctgtcagctttatggtccagctctcacttccctacatcagtacaggaaaaactatagcttcaACTACTCGGACTttggtcggcaaggtgatgtctctgctttttaagatgctgtctaggtttataatTGCTTTCCTCGCAagtagcaggtgtcttttaattttgtggctgctgtcgccatctgcagcaatcatggagcccaataaagaaCAATTTGTCATTGCCtctctatcttccccttctatttgacaggaagtgatgggaccagtggccatgatcttagttttgttgaccgttttttgcgctctctttcaccgtcattaggaggttctttaattcctcctcactttctgccatcagagtggtgtcatctgcatatcagaggttgttgatagttcttccagcagtcttgattccggtttgggattcctccagtccagccttttgcatgatctATTCTGcagataagttaaataagccgggggacaatatacagccttgtactttcccaatattgaaccaatcaaccattgcttcctgtcccatatatagatttctcaggagatacatgaggtggtcaggcactcccctttctttaagaacctgccatagtttgctgtggttttacacaggcaaagcaaagcaaagtgtgttgcttatatactgccccatattgcttcaaacactctcttggttgtttacaagttatttatgcaggctacacattgcccccccccccaacaagctgggtactcattttaccgacctcggaaggatagaaggctgagtcaaccttgagccggctacctcggactgaaccccaggtcaaaggcttttgcacagtcaatgaagcagaagatgttttccttttgttggaaagcttgggGGAAGCTAAAATGTAGATAAATATATGTATCTATAAATTCCATAAAGGTTAATTAAGAATAATATTAGATGCTTTGGCTCTTATGGTTTATATATagagcttaaatatgagtgaatcaccatattgattatatagacaagattagacaataaaatgtctttttacctgtaaaagtggggatctTACAGAAATGTATTGAGCTGGCCTGGAGCTtctgtgtggggaggtgtgtaTGGTTAAGCtacctttatgatgaaattagaattgcttatgatgACTTCTGGTTAGAGGTGTACGCAGGTGAAAGAATATATAGGGACTTTATAGATAGCACTTTAAAAGccagtaaaaagaatgaaagaaatgaattcctagatCCACAAGgctgtaaataattaaaaatccctggtttatacatggagcaaagaaatataataaaaatggggaagttacttgttgaatgtcttaaatggttaATAAGTATAGGTAATGcttagattacatattctgatcacaATTATTTAGAAGGTATTGATGATGAATTAGAAACATGAAGATACTAAGTAACTTATGAGCTATAATTGGTCTATGCAACTAagaatggcttgaatataagatcaatacaggtttaagtttatatattagacaatttatgttaatctttagggtttatgtagtcagatttatatattaaatggatatggtctaaagatgcttagtagggcaatatggttaatgtagtcaggtttatatgttagatggatatattctccccacatatatgttttgtgtttgttttgtatgtttgtgtataataaaaagaaaaagaaaaatgtgattggcTGACTAATGAATTGAATCAGATTAAAGaagaagttttttaaaacctaatcaataaattaaaaatcaataagtcaccgggcccagatggcatccacccaactgttattaaggaactgagaaatgaagttgttGAATTCTTAACTAAGATATACAACTTGTCATTTAAAACAgtccattcattttgttttacttgtgaGTAGACTCTGCTATTTTTGTTCACATTGGAGGCCCACATTTCTACCAATGGGGAATATCTACACCCCGAGAAGCTGGAAATAGATTTTCTGTCATTGGCAggcttcacttctctctctctctctctcttccttccttcctttttcacatgtggTTTTTTTCTAGCAGCATCAGAAGTGGGTGTGTATAATTCTGATTCTTCTCTTTGCGAcctggtggggaaaggaaaggaaaggggagggcctCTCACTGGGGAACCAGCCAAGGGTTGGGCTCTGTCTCCGAAggtcaggagaaaggaagggcccTCATGGCTGCCCCAAGGCCAGCAGATggaggatggggtggggagtTCTTGTGGCCCTTCCATTGCCATGAGTATTGTTATAAATCCCGGCTGAGCCCTCGGATCCTGTCCTAGAGAGATCGGCTGCTCGAAGTCACGGGAGTTTCCCCTCTTGGCTCAGGCCTTTCTTGGCTTTTCTCAGCCCGGGGATCCCTTGTTGTTTCTTCCGGCCGGCATCAGGGCCAGAGCCAGCCTCAAGGGAGGCTGGGTGGATCTCAGGCCAGGAACGGACGGACTTTGGGGCAcccagaaccggggggggggggaccgacgACAATCTTCCCTTTTGACTTAGAAGGCCAAGCTCTCCAGTTGTCGCAGGGGCACTCCTCTGGGGAACCAGCTGCCACCATCATCATCCTGTTGAAGAACAGGCATGATTGGACTTTTGGAACCCTCTGTTTACttgtctggcaaaaaaaaaaattaattgctggAATTGAACAGGGCAACTTTTCCTGACCCTTTCTTTGCTGTGTCTCTTTTCGTCCAGAAAGTGGCAAAGATGAGGACACATTATTAAGGAGTGACCCAAAATCTGAAtcgtgctttgcttttttctgtctTGGTAAGcgttacttcattttttaaaaaaagcttaaaaaTTACCTCTCTTTAGTGTCAGGATGTCCCTTAGAGAAGGAAAGTTATTCATTAGAATAAATGAACCACTAGGGCTGAACGTAAAGAACAATGATTGACGGCAGAATTGTTTTGCTTCCAgctacaagcaaaaataaaacagaaaatgatatGGAGCATTTCAAGAAACATTCTAGTAGCTGTCATTGTAGAAGAGGCAGCCCTGTTCGTCCGCACAAGCGTTAtccggcaaaatccaaagaaacaaaacaaaacaaggcacaaatgtatggcaccttatcggctaaccattatattttgatgtgagcctttgtggacgTGCCCACTTGATCAGACATACGAAAACGGAGTGAAAAATAACGGGTGAAATAATCCGTTTCataacagagcacagctgagaaTAAAGCTGGAGGcagaacccggggggggggggggggatcctgcgaCCAGGGATCAGAGCTGGCAGGGGTTTGACAGGGAAccgaaaggaaggaaagggaggaaggaaggaaaagccttcatctggaggaaggaggaggagaaaagaaagaaagaaagaaagaaagaaagaaagaaagaaagaaagaaagaaagaaggaaggaaggaaagaaagaaggaaagaaagaaagaaaggaaggaagaaaggaaggaaggaaggaaggaaagaaggaaaataagggaaagaaagaaagaaagaaagaaaggaaagaaagaaaagaaagaaagaaagaaagaaggaaggaaagaaagaaagaaggaatgaaagaaaggaaggaaggaagaaaggaaggaaggaagaaagaaagaaagaaagaaagaaagaaggaaagaaagaaagaaagaaagaaagaaagaaagaaggaaagaaggaaaggaagaaagaaggaagggaagaaagaaggaaagaaagaaagaaagaaagaaagaaagaaagaaagaaagaaaggaaggaaggaaggaagaaagaaagaaagaaagaaagaaagaaagaaagaaagaaagaaagaaagaaagaaagaaagaaagaaagaaagaaagaaagaaagaaggaaggaaggaaaagaaagaaggaaagaaagaaagaaaggaaggaagaaaggaaggaaggaagaaagaaggaaataaggaaagaaagaaagaaagaaagaaagaaaggaaagaaagaaagaaagaaagaaagaaggaaggaaggaaagaaagaaagaaggaatgaaagaaaggaaggaaggaagaaaggaaggaaggaagaaagaaagaaagaaagaaagaaggaaagaaagaaagaaagaaagaaagaaagaaagaaagaaagaaggaaagaaggaaaggaagaaagaaggaagggaagaaagaaggaaagaaagaaagaaagaaagaaagaaagaaagaaagaaagaaagaaaggaaggaaggaagaaagaaagaaagaaagaaagaaagaaagaaagaaagaagaaagaaagaaagaaagaaagaaagaaagaaagaaagaaagaaaggggagagaccCCGGAGACCGAGGGCAGATCCGTGGACTCGCCCAGCGACCTTTCAGGGAACACCAAATGAAGGGAAAGGGCATGAAATCCCTCCTGCCACTgcttagtttcttcttcttcttcttcttctggtttttgGATTGTTTCGGTCTATTTATtgaggattttaattttattgcctttttttttttactgtagactGTGCGCAGAGTAGCTCCGTCTAGGTGGGGGGGGGTTATAAAAGCTAAACAAATACTAGAGAAGGGGATCAAAGCAAAAAGGCCAAAGGGAGGATGGAGGGAAGAGATGCTTCAGTTGTGGGGATCTGCAGATGTTTGTGCAACGTTTGTCTTTGTGCCCGAGTGTGacacggtgtgtgtgtgcacgcaaggCGTGTGAAACGGGCGGCCCTGTGGGGAAGAAGCCTTGAGAGAACCGGAGCAGCGAGAAGAGGTCTAAAAGGAAGTCGAAGTCTAACGTGTCCATCATCCTCCTTGGAGGTCTCGAGCAGGagaaagctctttcccctctcacgcAGTACCAGGACCCTCAGCGGGGGGACCTCCACTCCGATGGGGCGCTGCTGGAGTAAGAACCGAGGAAATAGTCCTTGACTTGGCATGTTGGCCTGTGGAACTCctcgccacaggatgtggtgtcCGGTAGGGCCTCCCAGGGAGCGAGGTGCCCCTTGCCCCTGAGCCCCCCCGGCTCCCTCCTTGCCCCCCttcagggaaaaaggcaggggggaccGAGGGGGGTTGGCGGCGGATCGTGGCCTGGAGGGCGGGAAAGCAGCGGccgtttcattcccccccccccgaataggcTCCTCCTGCCCATTCTCCCCCCCTCTGGTCCACTAGGGGGGCATTGGATGGGGGGGCAGAGGAgtcgtctctgtgtgtgtgtgtgtgtgtgtgcgcgcgcccaTGGACAGCCCCCCCGCTTCTCAGGAGAGAACCgatgggaagagaggaggagccgcgggaggggggggggggcagagtctctcttccgccccccccccgtccttccggGCGCCGCTGGCCTCGCCCCCCCTCCTcttaaaatctgttttgtttattaAGCGATCACccgaggatgatgaggatgatgatgagcaGGACGCGAAAGGCtgaggcgggggaggggagggaagagaggggggTGAATGTAGAGCTACGAAAGTGcgagaggagacaggagggggctgCTTCCGGGCTGTGTCTCCCccccaccggaaccggaagtggaggccgtgccccccctcccctccctctctcctcccctcttccccccccccccctcgctgtcTCTTCCGCCCTCTTTCCCCGCCTGAGGATCCGGAGGGAGGTGGGGGTCACTTGGAgcctttatttttgggggggggcagaaagagggagggggaggggggttgggggCACCCCAGAAAGATATTCCACActcctttcggggggggggtcgggggggggggctttccggTCCTCGTCTCcttctctctggggggggggggagaatctttagtggggcttgtgggtttttgtctctctctctctctgttttcctcccggagtcccctcaggctcgcctctccctttcccccccccccgttgtggttatttccccctccccccccacaggaCCTTCTCCAGCCCtgacccccccccaggaaaccctTTGGTTGgaaagctttgggggggggaagttcctgggaaagccccaagtgggaattgggggccttttttgtgggggggctGCAAGGTAGTGGGGGTGTAGGGGTGGGGGTCACAGAGAAATGTGGCTGGGAGGAGAAGGTAGGGGGTCGGCTAGGAGGGAGgggtgtggatgatgaggatgatatttcATGTCTATGGCAGCCAAGGCGGTTGCTGATgctgcccctgcaagggagggaagttctGGAACGccaaccaggccctgacctgaacccagaccctcaacacccacccaccccctatactcttcccacccagagcaatgggggggcaggagagccctggggggggagagaggggctgCCCCTTTCTACACTGGGAAAAGtgactgtgtgtgtctgtgtgagatttACTGCTGCTGGTTTTaggtttataaaaatattctcaggaaattctctgaatctcctcttggtttccaggaagagactttcttagaggcaggaaattcagtcattagattcttaattagctttgaattcattcattcaaaattactttcctctttgcttgtttatgtcttgCTGTTTTCGATGGCGCAGGGGatggtggtcggctggatggccggACCTTGGGGGCCTGAGAGGCTGAGCGAAGGTCCGCCTGCAAGGTCTTAGAAAGCAATcggaagttgtgtgtcatcatcacacggggggggggggggtgccggaCCACAACATTCTCTGGCTAGGCGCTTTGCagtttttcatgcctctgtgaaagagtgcggggaattaatggaaacctgaaaccctccacaggctgagggtcgaggggttgaacaggagtcccctcccagcacccctgccgttcccagagtgacaccacacaagggaacatcccagaatctgactcccctttttcatcaagtgaccactcctcccccagacacaaagccatggtcagggctgtgaagggcaaagagcagaagagggtctcccgcagagtccagaggtccccaacctctggcctccagaggttcttggactgtaactcccagaagccttcaccaccccctctgctggccaggatttctgggagcggaagtccaagaacatccggaggcccaaggttggggggaccccctgctttAGACCCTCTGGACGGCTGCCTTGGGTGGTTGCCAACCTTCAGCCACCCTTTGCGCTGTCTGgctcggcctcctttttcctgctggcaaggcgggcacgagattgtgcagcatttttgggctatttcctggcttttggaatcatgggtatagaagcacacaatttcccccccccaactcataaCCTGGAggtattttttgaagaattgaattgtccagattgtcaaaaagacaaaggcttctatgctaagggaaagTTTTTGGTTTTATCTATATGAGAAGGCTccagaattatttgtttttatttttttctccccaaggacgaggtgagactcagctgatgctctccggcgtttctctggatgaaaagacaagaatcaaactccgaagccccccaaaaacttgaatagcaggtgagatctctttcattctttgggaacagaagcaccactgtgtttgtttatttattaaacagcaACCCTATCATTAGCAGGACGCTAATCCTGaattacatcagtatttcagagaattttagcccactcgcaggaagcatcaggagcgttggagggcgccttccaccagaccttccatggtgcctggtgagggccagaggggccaccgagatggggcgtgacagtgcaaaggagactgagtcGGTGTGAATCCCCATATTCTGAGGTTCACTTTGAGTCTCTTCTGTCGACTTCCGTCTGTCGCCCCGTTCTGGAgacctctggtttgtgaaagcaaaGACACGCTGTCAGTTCCCTGGCTGAGTGGGGGTTCGAACCCGGGTTGTGTGAGTCCCAGATTTACTGTCTACAGTAGTGcatctctgaacatgtgcagagtgtttttcttttcgTTCGCAGTCCTGCTTGGCTTAGCCCTGTGCTGTtggtgagattccaaccctggacagcgtggcatcctaccccccccccccggaatttctcctttcctcttttgggatccaaTAGGACAAGTCACTCCTGTCAGGACCAGCCTCCCTCTAGGGAGCGCTACTCCTTCAGCCAGAGAGCCTCCAGGTATCTGTGTACCCCGTTTCAGCTGGGCTGAGTCCCTTTAACCATCAGCCATGGTGTAGCACAAATCCTTTCCAGTAAGTCTGGCCTTAAAGGTTCTCTTCTGCACTTGCTTGTAGCTAGCAAGTACAGacacctgggctttgtagtcccttaAGACTCACTAAAGCTCGGAGGATTAGGACTCCGTCTGATAGCTATATTATGGCCTTGCCACCCCTGGAGGCAGGCTCAGCAGACTCACTGCTCAAGAGACCAGTCCTgtagatttttaaatttctttttttattgaaaaaataaagtttcatagaaaatCCAGTTCGTTGTATAAGCATGGCATAGATTATATTTCCAAGGAATATTGCAGTTAAAATGAATAACATGTTCCAGCTAAGTAAAAATAGCTAAGATTTCTAAAAAGCTTTCTTCAGGGTAGGCAAAGGGTGAGagccccccttcttctctctgttctTCCTACATTCTGAAACCTTCATCCtaacacaaggaaaaaaaggtaaaatggaTCAAAAACCTCTCTACGCTAAGGAACTCTCCACATGGCACAATCTCCATTTTCTACTCGCTAAACTCCACCCTTCTTCTTCATCTGAGTTGTTGACTAATTGTAATTCAGGGGCTGCAAAGTCTCTCCCGGCCTCTCTTTCTCACAGGAATGCATGTGTTGTTTTGTTCTTCCAATCTTCTTTCCAATTAAGCTGGAATGTTATTTCACCCCTTATATTGTCCTTGCCATCCCAGGCTTCAGCAAAACATTCTTACCACTTCTCACGGCCTCTTCAGAAAACATTCCCAGGGCTTACAATCAGCCTTATACAGAACCAATTTGAATCCGTATTACATTTCtaatgactacataaaccattcaaATCACATGCTTTAAACCACATACTCATGATCATGACAACTCCTGCATGAAGAGATTTTTGTAGAAGGAAATAATTTTTGGAGTAGGAGAGCCTTCTTCTCGCTTCTCTGCAAGAGTAGACCTTTTTTCAATCCATGGTGTCTTTTTGGTAGGTTCCagctgattgattaattgattttattttgggAGCATCCGTTATCCTTCCGCATGACATCTCAGGAACATCTTTAAGAGAGAAACACCTTCTGTTAATTCTCCATGGTGCGTTTCTCCTGCAGAATTATGAGAGGAAAAGTGATCCTTGATGAcctcttccaagttctgagaatGGTTTTTGCAGGACAGAGGCTGTCCCAGAAGATCGCCCGCCAACCTTCTTCCTGTCTCTCCTTGGCTTCTTCCTGCGACGAccaaggcagggtctcccctggccgggcgcggagcctcagctgcccttgagaggaagggaagggaaagccggagacccaaggaggaggaaggggtgccgtctcttcctcaagaagggctcctgccgggaggttctcacagggaagagggaagctttgcacagcctctggaaagaaacaggaggtgggaagattgcaGGGTGCGGGTGCGGGCGTTTGTGCATTTATcgggccccaggcatggatttCAGAGAAGGTGCCAAGCAAGTGGTAGATGGAGTgcatacacatatactgtacatacacacacacacacatacatgcatacgtaCAGAAATGTGGGTTGAGGATTTCTCTCCTAaggttcccacaggtttttttttaaatttgcctagatctttgtccatcatttccccaaaacATACTGAATCTGTTGCAGAAACGTCATTGAAATAAAGTTTGGGGATAATGGTctttggtcataaggagaggacattgagggaaaatgtttccattttgaatcccaaCGTCAGATGAAGGGGTGAAAGACACATGGAGGCAGAGAGTATAAGACCTCTTCattattgagaaaaaaaatgagagaaggaaaataaactaagatGCAAGTTATTTCATTTATGATCCCTTCTGTTTTTCGTTGCTtctaatttcagtcttttttcaatagTTTCCTCAAATTTCACAATTTTTCATTTGCTGCATAATATAATTTGATATTGAGTAT harbors:
- the LOC144584972 gene encoding uncharacterized protein LOC144584972 codes for the protein MECENSFSRRRNLPSHQTHTGKKLYKCMECGKSFSQSGHLRVHQRTHTGEKPHKCMECGKSFSHNSHLRVHQRTHTGEKPHKCMECGKSFSQSGHLRVHQRTHTGEKPHKCMECGKSFSQSGALKLHQRTHTGEKPHKCMECGKSFSQSGALKLHQRTHTGEKPHKCMECGKSFCENGELRLHQRTHTGEKPHKCIECGKSFSQSGQLRVHQRTHTGEKPHKCMECGKSFGENSKLRVHQRTHTGEKPHKCMECGKSFSQSGHLRVHQRTHTGEKTHKCMECGKSFSQNGELRLHQRTHTGEKPHKCMECGKSFSRNGHLRVHQRTHTGEKPHKCMECGKSFGENSKLRVHQRTHTGEKPHKCMECGKSFSQSGHLRVHQRTHTGEKTHKCMECGKSFSQSDALKLHQRTHTGEKPHKCMECGKSFSRNGDLRLHQRTHTGEKPHKCMECGKSFSLIYALRLHQRTHTGEKPHKCMECGKSFSQIGQLRLHQRTHTGEKPHKCMECGKSFSRNGDLRLHQRTHTGEKPHKCMECGKSFSLIYALRLHQRTHTGEKPHKCMECGKSFSQSGHLRVHQRTHTGEKPHKCMECGKSFSQSGHLRVHQTTHTGEKPHKCMECGKSFSRIGDLRRHQRTHTGEKTHKCMECGKSFSQSDALKLHQRTHTGEKPHKCMECGKSFDENGQLRVHQRTHTGEKPHKCMECGKSFTRSGQLRVHQRTHTGEKPHKCMECGKSFSLIYALRLHQRTHTGEKPHKCMECGKSFSQSRQLRLHQWTHTGEKPHKCMECGKSFSQSGHLRVHQWTHTGEKPHKCMECGKSFSQSRQLRLHQWTHTGEKPHKCMECGKSFSLIYALRLHQRTHTGEKPHKCMECGKSFSQSRQLRLHQWTHTGEKPHKCMECGKSFTRSGQLRVHQTTHTGEKPHKCMECGKSFSLIYALRLHQRTHTGEKPHKCMECGKSFSQNRHLRLHQRTHTRNLQDLSFQ